A genomic stretch from Penicillium digitatum chromosome 4, complete sequence includes:
- a CDS encoding reverse transcriptase, whose product MAQGTPTWGKLNLMTKVGGFAEAEWYAATIQYLLAGSLPSDKMLRKEVMRWASKLAIHESPLPAAATQEENTRLRFLHGDGSSAPYLEPPFRKDFLKRMHEETTTPYHPRTNGKVENFNGLLGRMLTKYCMGKPTRVWDLYLAQALFATRVREHATSGKSPFYLVYGTHPRLPGDTELVTSIRGPAELDNKIMAVNHARAEANEALLHKAIRAQKIQDEKVTTCSLQPGKWVLVRNEAKQKFESQWFGPYKILKAHPLGTYALAEPGGRVLRNLVNGRRLVDAFVENPNQLWTSSGGKYQLRRKGLDIRHPLDGGEIIDTDSETPPSYHELATISRAEWDAMERSGVRSRLVGREEVLRHVATKARKQPSATKKGENMVPAPEAEEAPGTGFTPTEQVEESQPRDWNPAHKADEKTKEAPGMGFAPTEQVEESQPRDWNPAHKADEKTKEAPGMGFAPTEQVEESQPRDWNPAQKADEKTKEAPGMGFAPTEQVEESQPRDWNPAHKADERMKEAPGMGFAPTEQVEESQPRDWNPAHKAEEKTQEENFCQQQWLDEPTQGRVEEIHDMDLDDVGEPEEGGQGDQQMEDAPPAHQTSPYLFRKPRRYAMNS is encoded by the exons ATGGCTCAGGGAACACCCACTTGGGGAAAGCTGAACCTGATGACTAAGGTAGGCGGGTTTGCCGAAGCAGAGTGGTATGCGGCCACCATTCAGTATCTGTTGGCTGGCAGCCTACCAAGCGACAAGATGCTTCGGAAGGAAGTGATGCGCTGGGCGAGCAAGCTGGCAATACACGAATCCCCCTTGCCAGCGGCCGCCACGCAGGAAGAGAACACAAGGCTGCGCTTCCTACATGGGGACGGGTCATCCGCCCCATACTTGGAACCCCCTTTCAGGAAGGACTTCCTGAAGAGAATGCATGAGGA GACAACGACGCCGTACCACCCGCGGACGAACGGCAAGGTGGAGAACTTCAACGGTCTGCTCGGACGGATGCTCACCAAATACTGCATGGGGAAACCCACTCGGGTGTGGGACCTATACCTGGCCCAAGCCTTGTTCGCCACAAGGGTCAGGGAACATGCAACGTCCGGCAAAAGCCCATTCTACTTGGTGTACGGCACCCACCCACGCTTGCCAGGAGACACGGAGCTGGTGACATCTATCCGAGGCCCTGCAGAATTGGACAACAAGATCATGGCCGTCAACCACGCACGGGCCGAGGCCAACGAAGCACTCCTACACAAGGCTATCCGAGCCCAGAAAATCCAGGACGAGAAGGTCACCACTTGCTCGCTCCAACCGGGCAAATGGGTATTGGTCCGCAACGAAGCAAAGCAGAAGTTCGAGTCGCAATGGTTCGGACCGTACAAGATCCTAAAAGCACACCCCCTCGGCACGTACGCACTCGCCGAACCTGGGGGGCGAGTACTAAGGAACTTGGTGAATGGCCGCCGACTTGTCGACGCATTTGTTGAGAACCCCAATCAACTATGGACCTCATCAGGTGGCAAGTACCAACTTCGTCGGAAAGGCTTGGACATCCGACACCCACTCGACGGCGGCGAGATAATCGACACGGACTCGGAGACGCCGCCGAGCTACCACGAGCTGGCCACCATTTCCAGGGCGGAATGGGACGCAATGGAGCGTTCAGGGGTACGCTCACGTCTGGTGGGGAGGGAGGAAGTGTTGCGACATGTCGCAACAAAGGCAAGGAAACAGCCATCGGCCACCAAGAAGGGAGAAAACATGGTTCCTGCACCAGAAGCAGAGGAAGCACCAGGCACGGGCTTCACCCCCAcggaacaagtggaagaatcccaaccaagggattggaatcCCGCCCACAAAGCGGATGAGAAGACAAAGGAAGCACCAGGCATGGGCTTCGCTCCCAcggaacaagtggaagaatcccaaccaagggattggaatcCCGCCCACAAAGCGGATGAGAAGACAAAGGAAGCACCAGGCATGGGCTTCGCTCCCAcggaacaagtggaagaatcccaaccaagggattggaatcCCGCCCAAAAAGCGGATGAGAAGACAAAGGAAGCACCAGGCATGGGCTTCGCTCCCAcggaacaagtggaagaatcccaaccaagggattggaatcCCGCCCACAAAGCGGATGAAAGGATGAAGGAAGCACCAGGCATGGGCTTCGCTCCCAcggaacaagtggaagaatcccaaccaagggattggaatcCCGCCCACAAAGCGGAAGAGAAGACTCAGGAAGAGAACTTCTGCCAACAGCAATGGCTGGACGAGCCTACCCAAGGAAGGGTAGAAGAGATTCATGATATGGATCTAGATGACGTCGGCGAACCTGAAGAGGGTGGCCAAGGAGATCAGCAAATGGAGGACGCTCCACCAGCACATCAAACATCTCCATACCTCTTCCGCAAGCCACGTCGCTACGCAATGAACTCATAA
- a CDS encoding Retrovirus-related Pol polyprotein from transposon encodes MENQPLAEGQPASHGRPDKTETWRRQIRAEQHAKGATMRLNALGEDLNFFDGSLHRPASAGNPIACRMLLDCGASHTFVSLETAKRLGGKWDKRKSLPVSLPNGDTLYTQGTMNLVIRLGGWTGMKVVWAVDVEGYDVVLGNDFLCKHDPHVSFPTKKMWLTDRYGEHEGHPTNYEGKGHRVRGLLRHELQRPRSFNKRPTLG; translated from the exons ATGGAGAATCAACCCCTTGCAGAAGGACAACCCGCCTCACAC GGGCGCCCCGACAAAACTGAAACTTGGCGGCGCCAAATCCGCGCAGAGCAACACGCGAAGGGCGCGACAATGAGGTTAAATGCCCTCGGGGAGGACCTCAACTTCTTCGACGGCTCCCTCCACCGCCCCGCCTCGGCCGGGAACCCCATCGCTTGCCGCATGTTACTGGACTGCGGAGCAAGCCACACGTTTGTCTCGCTGGAAACCGCAAAACGCTTAGGCGGGAAATGGGATAAACGTAAGTCCTTGCCGGTGTCGCTGCCCAATGGCGACACACTGTATACGCAAGGCACAATGAACTTGGTAATCCGCTTAGGCGGATGGACCGGAATGAAGGTAGTATGGGCGGTCGACGTGGAGGGGTACGACGTGGTGCTTGGCAACGACTTCCTGTGCAAGCACGACCCCCACGTTAGCTTCCCCACGAAGAAGATGTGGCTCACAGACCGGTACGGAGAGCACGAA GGACATCCGACGAACTATGAAGGAAAAGGACACCGAGTACGCGGTCTTCTACGCCACGAACTGCAAAGACCTCGATCCTTCAACAAGCGACCCACGCTTGGCTGA
- a CDS encoding NAD(P)-binding domain, which produces MKPLFPVTNCLVRAPLSSGLRRRDLGDGPGHFGFDFAKRTFALFDDSDVPINTSTWPQCGRAIAKWLSLKELPQDENDKSPTLSRFKNCSTYVSSFRLTRSDMFESVKRVTKSTDADWTISQDSVGERFKEGQEDMKVRNWNVFTKMLCSQIFFVNRDGEYESRISLDNEMVGLLVEDLDEATAVGIRMAENNEVSFSH; this is translated from the exons atgaaacccctttttcctgtgaccaattgcttggtccgagcgccgctgagtagcggcctcaggcgccgaga CCTGGGCGACGGCCCAGGTCACTTTGGCTTCGATTTCGCCAAACGCACTTTCGCTCTCTTTGATGATAGCGATGTGCCTATAAACACAAGCACTTGGCCGCAGTGTGGTCGGGCTATTGCAAAATGGCTGAGTTTGAAAGAACTCCCCCAGGATGAGAACGACAAGTCCCCTACCCTTTCCCGGTTCAAGAACTGTTCTACGTATGTTTCGAGCTTCCGATTGACTCGGAGCGATATGTTTGAGAGTGTCAAGCGTGTGACCAAGTCTACAGATGCGGACTGGACTATCTCGCAGGATTCCGTTGGAGAGCGCTTCAAGGAGGGACAGGAGGACATGAAGGTGCGCAACTGGAATGTGTTCACTAAGATGCTGTGTAGTCAGATTTTTTTTGTGAATAGGGATGGTGAATATGAGTCTAGAATTAGTCTCGATAATGAAATGGTCGGTCTACTAGTTGAGGATTTGGACGAGGCTACAGCGGTGGGCATCCGGATGGCAGAGAACAACGAGGTTTCTTTCTCGCACTAA